From the genome of Nitrospirota bacterium:
ATGGATGTGCTAATTCTCTTAGCCCTTATCGTTATTTCAGCCGTGATATCGACGGCCGAGATCGGCTTCTTTGCGGTCAACGACACAAAACTACGGGCGCTCGCCCAAACCGGCAGTGCCAGAGCGAAGTTGGCCCTCCATCTCCGCAGCGATCCGCAAAAGCTTCTGTCGACCATTCTGGTCGGCGATCGTCTGGTCGGCGTGGCGACGCCGATGTATGCCACATTTTTAACGCTGAACATCTATGGGGGCCGCAACTTTTTCGACGAGGCGATGGCCGTCATGGTCGGCCTCTTGACCTTTGTCCTTCTGGTCGCCGTCGATGTGATCCCCAAAACGTTGGCCGCCAAGTTTGCTGTGCCGGTCACGCTGAACATGGCCTACCCGGTCTACGGGGTGCAACTATTCCTCAAGCCCTTCTTGTTTGTGATCGTGCCGTTGATCCACAAATTGACGGGCGGAAAGGGTTTGACGCTGCCCCTCGTGACCGAGGAAGAGCTGAAGATCATGCTGGATGAGGGGGGGAAGACCGGGACGATCGAGTTTGAGAAGGTGCAGATGATCAAGAACGTCTTTCAGCTCAAAGACATCACAGCTGAAGACGCGATGACCCCTCGTCTCTATGTTTTTTCATTGGATGGAAATCTACGCCTGAAAGAGGCCCAAGAACTCCTCTATAACTCGAAATACTCCAGGATTCCGGTGTATGACGGATCGCTCGATAACATCACGGGCATTCTCTATAAGACGAGGGCCCTGACCGAACTCGCCAAGGGGCAGAATGAGGCCAAACTCAAGGACATTGCCTATCCTCCGTTGTTCGTTCCCTCAGGCAAGACGGCGGATGATCTTATGAAGCAGTTTCAGCAGGAAAAGCGGCATATGGCCGTCGTGGTCAACGAATTTGGCGGCGTGATGGGGATCGTGACGCTGGAGGATCTTCTCGAAGAAGTAGTCGGGGAGATCATGGACGAAACAGATATTACAGAAGAACTCATCAAGCGGTTAGGGAAGAACCATATCCTGGTGCATGGTAGAACCGAAGTCCGCAAGATCAACGACTTCCTGAAAGTCGATCTCGGAGATGAAGCGGTGACGATCGGCGGACTGATTCAGCAGGAAATCGGCCGGATCCCCAAGGTGGGAGAAGAAGTGCGGATCGCCAATTGCCGAATTCTCATCCATGAAGCAGAGCCTCGATCTATCCGGAGTGTCCAAATCTATCGAGACGAGAAATCGCCTGCGCACTTCGAAACTCCCAACCTCGACCTCGTCAGCTAAGTTCTTTTCCCTCTTCCCCGATCAGGGCTGCAAACTCCTGCTCCGTCAGAATCGTCACCTCCAGGGTTTTAGCCTGCTCAAGTTTGGACCCTGGGTCCCGTCCCGCCACGACATAGGACGTTTTCTTACTCACGCTGGAGGAGACGCGTCCTCCTACTGTTTCGACCGCCCGTTGCGCCTCGTCTCGCGTGAAGCGGTCCAGCCCCCCGGTGAAGACAAAGGTCTTGCCTGCGAGGGGAGATGTCGCTCTATCCCCCCTCGCCATACCAGGAGCAATCTGGACGCCTGATTTCTGGAGTTGTGCGATGACCTCACGGTTGCGCGGCTCTGAGCAATAGGCGACCAGGCTGTCTGAAATTTCAGGACCGATCTCCCTGATCTGCTGCAGCCGTTCCCGGTCAGCCGACATGATTTCATCGAGCGACTTGAACTCGCGGGCCAGGACCTTGGCGATATGTTGTCCGACTTGTCGTATGCCTAGTCCCATCAGAAACCGATCAAGAGACACGGTTTTGCTGCCAGCTATCGACTCCAGGAGGAGGGTGGCGGATCGGTCGGCAAATCCATCGAGTGTGATGAGGTCGTCTTTGGTCAGGCGATAGAGATCGGCGAGCGATCGCACCAGCCCCTCGTCGACCAGCTGCGCCACGGTCTTCTTCCCCAAGCCTTCGATGTTGAGGGCATGTTTGGACGCAAAATGTTCGATCGCCCCCTTCAATTGTGCGCCACAGACCGATTGGCCTGTGCAGTAGAAATAGGCGCCCTCGCGAGCGACGCTCGATCCGCAGACCGGGCAATGATCCGGCATGCAAAAGGGGGCCTTGCGCTGTTCTCCTGGAATGGGAACCCGTTCGGCGATCGCAGGAATCACATCGCCGGCCCGTTCCACCTTGACCGTGTCGCCGATTCGAATGTCCTTCCGCGCCACTTCATCGGCATTGTGCAGGGTGGCGCGGCTGATGGTGACGCCACCGACCTCCACCGGTTTCAAGAGGGCGACCGGCGTGAGGGTTCCGGTTCTCCCGACGGAGACGGCGATATCCTGCACGACGGTGATTTCCTTGCGCGGCGTAAATTTGTAGGCGATGGCCCAGCGGGGACTGCGGGATTTCATGCCCAGGCGGTCCTGCCAGTCCCGGCGATTGACCTTCACGACCACGCCATCGATCTCATAGGGCAGCTGATCCCTGATCGATTCCGTTTCACGGTGGAAGTCCATTGCCTCATCGATCGAAGCACAGAGTCGTCGATGCGTCGGGACTGGGAGACCCCATTGGGCCATGCGTTCCAGTTCATCCCAATGAGTCGGCGGGACCGGTGAGGATTGGGCCATGATTTCGTAACAGGTCACGACCAAGGGACGGGTTGCCGTAATCGTGGAGTCCAACTGTCTGAGTGAACCGGAGGCGGCATTGCGCGGATTGGCAAAGGCGTCGTCGCCTCGCTCCGTGATCCGCCGATTCAAGGCTTGGAAATCGGCGAGGGGCATATAGACTTCGCCCCGCACGACAAGATGACCGGGGAGTCCTGGTTGGGCGTGCAACTGCAATGGCAGCGAACGAATCGTGCGGAGGTTGACCGTGACATCCTCTCCGGTGGTTCCGTCTCCTCTGGTCGCGCCACGGGTAAAGACTCCATGGTCGTACACGAGCTCAACAGACAAACCATCGAACTTTGGTTCCGCGCTGTATTCGATTGACTGGGTTTCCAGCTCGCGCTTCATCCGTTGATCGAAGGCCTGCACCTCACCCGGCTCGACGATCGAGTCCAGGCTGAGCATGGGTTGTTCGTGGGGAACCTTGGTGAGTGATTCGAGCGGCGGCGCCCCGACCCGCTGAGTCGGAGAATCGGGCGTGACGAGTTCCGGATGCTGTCGCTCCAGATCGATCAGCTCGCGGAAGAGGCGATCGTATTCCGTATCTGAAATCTCCGGCCGGTCTTTGGCATAGTACAGATTGTCGTGGCGACGGATTTCGTCCTTGAGGTCAGTCAGTTTGGCAAGGATATCGGCGTGGGTCATAGGGGCTGGATGGCGACGAACACAAGATGTGACGGCCCGACCGTACCATAGGGGCGGGGAGTGGGTCAAACGGAGTATGATCCATATTCGCTTTGACTTTCGCCGCGTTAGACACTATTCTACCTGTTCGATTTGGGTCGATTTCCCGTTGCTTGCAGCGGGTGCCCGCTCCTTACTGCGAGAGGGACCTTCCCTCGCGACCGTCATAGGAGGTATCCATGAAAGAGGAGAATCGCATGAATAAGTTGATGTCCAGATTCAGCTATCGAATCGTC
Proteins encoded in this window:
- a CDS encoding hemolysin family protein; the encoded protein is MDVLILLALIVISAVISTAEIGFFAVNDTKLRALAQTGSARAKLALHLRSDPQKLLSTILVGDRLVGVATPMYATFLTLNIYGGRNFFDEAMAVMVGLLTFVLLVAVDVIPKTLAAKFAVPVTLNMAYPVYGVQLFLKPFLFVIVPLIHKLTGGKGLTLPLVTEEELKIMLDEGGKTGTIEFEKVQMIKNVFQLKDITAEDAMTPRLYVFSLDGNLRLKEAQELLYNSKYSRIPVYDGSLDNITGILYKTRALTELAKGQNEAKLKDIAYPPLFVPSGKTADDLMKQFQQEKRHMAVVVNEFGGVMGIVTLEDLLEEVVGEIMDETDITEELIKRLGKNHILVHGRTEVRKINDFLKVDLGDEAVTIGGLIQQEIGRIPKVGEEVRIANCRILIHEAEPRSIRSVQIYRDEKSPAHFETPNLDLVS
- the ligA gene encoding NAD-dependent DNA ligase LigA: MTHADILAKLTDLKDEIRRHDNLYYAKDRPEISDTEYDRLFRELIDLERQHPELVTPDSPTQRVGAPPLESLTKVPHEQPMLSLDSIVEPGEVQAFDQRMKRELETQSIEYSAEPKFDGLSVELVYDHGVFTRGATRGDGTTGEDVTVNLRTIRSLPLQLHAQPGLPGHLVVRGEVYMPLADFQALNRRITERGDDAFANPRNAASGSLRQLDSTITATRPLVVTCYEIMAQSSPVPPTHWDELERMAQWGLPVPTHRRLCASIDEAMDFHRETESIRDQLPYEIDGVVVKVNRRDWQDRLGMKSRSPRWAIAYKFTPRKEITVVQDIAVSVGRTGTLTPVALLKPVEVGGVTISRATLHNADEVARKDIRIGDTVKVERAGDVIPAIAERVPIPGEQRKAPFCMPDHCPVCGSSVAREGAYFYCTGQSVCGAQLKGAIEHFASKHALNIEGLGKKTVAQLVDEGLVRSLADLYRLTKDDLITLDGFADRSATLLLESIAGSKTVSLDRFLMGLGIRQVGQHIAKVLAREFKSLDEIMSADRERLQQIREIGPEISDSLVAYCSEPRNREVIAQLQKSGVQIAPGMARGDRATSPLAGKTFVFTGGLDRFTRDEAQRAVETVGGRVSSSVSKKTSYVVAGRDPGSKLEQAKTLEVTILTEQEFAALIGEEGKELS